One genomic segment of Streptococcus salivarius includes these proteins:
- the asnA gene encoding aspartate--ammonia ligase — MKKSFIHQQEEISFVKNTFTQYLIDKLDVVEVQGPILSKVGDGMQDNLSGIENPVTVNVLQIPDATYEVVHSLAKWKRHTLARFGFNEGEGLVVNMKALRPDEDSLDATHSVYVDQWDWEKVIPDGHRNIAYLKETVETIYKVIRLTELAVEARYDIEAILPKKITFIHSEELVEKYPDLTPKEREDAITKEYGAVFLIGIGGVLPDGKPHDGRAPDYDDWTTESENGYHGLNGDILVWNEQLGHAFELSSMGIRVDEDALKRQVEITGDQDRLKLDWHQALLHGLFPLTIGGGIGQSRMAMFLLRKKHIGEVQTSVWPDAVRESYENIL, encoded by the coding sequence ATGAAAAAGAGCTTCATTCATCAACAAGAGGAAATTTCTTTTGTGAAGAATACTTTTACACAGTATTTGATTGATAAACTTGACGTCGTTGAAGTGCAAGGGCCTATTTTGAGTAAGGTCGGGGATGGTATGCAGGATAATTTGAGCGGTATTGAAAATCCTGTAACTGTTAATGTGCTTCAGATTCCTGACGCAACATACGAAGTTGTTCACTCATTAGCAAAATGGAAACGCCATACTTTGGCTCGTTTTGGTTTCAATGAAGGTGAAGGGCTCGTGGTTAATATGAAGGCTCTTCGTCCAGATGAAGATTCATTGGATGCAACGCACTCTGTTTACGTTGACCAATGGGACTGGGAAAAAGTTATTCCTGACGGACATCGTAATATCGCTTACTTGAAAGAAACTGTTGAAACCATTTATAAGGTTATTCGTTTGACTGAGCTAGCAGTTGAAGCACGTTACGATATTGAAGCTATTTTACCTAAGAAAATTACCTTCATCCATTCAGAAGAACTTGTTGAGAAGTACCCTGATTTGACACCAAAAGAGCGTGAAGATGCTATTACTAAGGAATATGGTGCTGTATTCTTGATTGGTATCGGTGGTGTTCTTCCTGATGGAAAACCACATGATGGTCGTGCACCTGACTATGATGACTGGACAACTGAGTCTGAGAATGGTTACCATGGTTTGAATGGGGATATCTTGGTTTGGAATGAACAATTAGGACATGCCTTTGAATTGTCATCAATGGGTATTCGTGTTGATGAAGATGCCCTTAAACGTCAGGTTGAAATTACTGGCGACCAAGATCGTTTGAAATTGGATTGGCACCAAGCCTTGTTACATGGCCTTTTCCCACTAACAATTGGTGGAGGTATTGGTCAGTCACGTATGGCTATGTTCTTGCTTCGTAAGAAACATATTGGTGAGGTTCAAACTTCAGTTTGGCCAGATGCCGTTCGTGAAAGTTACGAAAATATCTTGTAA
- a CDS encoding aspartate kinase — translation MKVIKFGGSSLASATQLEKVLNIVKSDPERRFVVVSAPGKRNDEDTKVTDALIKYYKHYTKGADVKADQEWIINRYQAMVDELGFKSTEMAKIAKSINDLATLPIEDNDFLYDTFLAAGEDNNAKLIAEYFRNNGIEARYVHPRQAGIFVSSEPGNARILPGAYDKLEELRESDEVLVIPGFFGVTPDNQICTFSRGGSDITGSIVAAGVKADLYENFTDVDGIFAAHPGVVHEPHSIPELTYKEMRELAYAGFSVLHDEALLPAYRGKIPLVIKNTNNPDHPGTRIILEHKGATVPVVGIASDDKFVSINMTKYLMNREVGFGRKVLQILEDLNIRWEHMPSGIDDLSIIIRERELTPIKEQEILSYLTRELGVDEVEIEHGLSILMIVGENMKDHIGVTATAAKALSEKHINLEMISQGSSEVSVMFVIETEQEKAAVRALYDAFFRSGD, via the coding sequence ATGAAAGTCATCAAATTCGGTGGAAGCTCACTTGCTTCAGCCACACAGTTAGAAAAAGTCTTAAACATTGTAAAATCTGACCCTGAACGTCGCTTTGTCGTTGTCTCTGCCCCAGGTAAACGTAACGATGAAGATACCAAAGTCACAGACGCCTTGATTAAATACTATAAACACTACACAAAAGGTGCTGATGTCAAAGCTGACCAAGAATGGATTATTAACCGCTACCAAGCTATGGTAGATGAGCTAGGCTTCAAATCAACAGAAATGGCAAAGATTGCTAAATCTATCAACGATCTTGCCACTCTTCCGATTGAAGATAATGATTTCCTTTATGATACTTTCCTAGCTGCAGGGGAAGATAATAACGCAAAATTAATCGCTGAATATTTCCGTAATAATGGTATTGAAGCACGTTACGTTCACCCTCGCCAAGCTGGTATTTTTGTCTCAAGCGAACCTGGAAATGCTCGTATCCTTCCAGGAGCTTATGACAAATTGGAAGAGCTTCGTGAATCAGATGAGGTTCTTGTTATCCCTGGTTTCTTTGGTGTTACCCCTGATAATCAAATTTGTACTTTCTCACGTGGAGGCTCTGATATCACAGGTTCTATCGTTGCAGCTGGAGTTAAGGCAGACTTATATGAAAACTTCACAGATGTAGATGGTATTTTCGCAGCCCATCCTGGTGTCGTTCATGAACCACATTCTATTCCTGAGTTAACTTATAAAGAAATGCGTGAATTGGCTTATGCTGGATTCTCGGTTCTTCATGATGAGGCTCTACTGCCTGCCTATCGTGGTAAAATTCCGTTGGTTATTAAAAACACTAATAATCCAGACCATCCAGGCACACGCATTATTCTTGAACACAAGGGTGCAACTGTTCCTGTCGTTGGTATCGCGAGTGATGATAAATTCGTCAGCATCAATATGACCAAATACCTCATGAACCGTGAAGTTGGTTTTGGACGTAAGGTCCTCCAAATTTTGGAAGATTTAAACATCCGTTGGGAACACATGCCTTCTGGAATCGATGATCTCTCAATCATTATTCGAGAACGTGAACTTACCCCAATCAAAGAACAAGAAATTCTTTCATACTTGACTCGTGAACTCGGTGTTGATGAAGTTGAAATTGAACATGGCCTTTCAATCCTCATGATTGTTGGCGAAAACATGAAAGACCACATCGGTGTTACAGCGACAGCGGCTAAAGCGCTCTCTGAAAAACATATTAACCTAGAAATGATTTCTCAAGGTTCTAGTGAGGTTTCTGTTATGTTTGTAATTGAAACCGAGCAAGAAAAAGCAGCTGTCAGAGCTCTTTACGATGCTTTTTTCCGTAGTGGCGATTAA
- a CDS encoding HAD family hydrolase, translating into MVEAIIFDMDGVLFDTEKYYYDRRASFLAQKGISIDHLPPSFFIGGNTKQVWENILRDDYDNWDVPTLQEEYNAYKQDNPLPYKELIFPDVLKVLNEVKSRGLKIGLASSSVKADILRALEENHLDGFFDVVLSGEEFKESKPNPEIYLTALKHLNVEANQALIIEDSEKGIAAGVAAGVEVWAIKDNRFGMDQGAAKGLLDNLVGVLDLLK; encoded by the coding sequence GTGGTAGAGGCAATTATTTTTGATATGGATGGTGTCCTTTTTGACACTGAAAAATATTATTATGATCGACGTGCAAGTTTCTTAGCTCAAAAGGGAATTTCAATCGACCATTTACCCCCGTCTTTCTTTATAGGTGGAAATACCAAGCAAGTTTGGGAAAATATTCTCAGAGATGACTATGATAACTGGGATGTGCCAACTTTACAAGAAGAGTATAATGCCTATAAACAAGACAACCCCTTACCCTACAAAGAATTAATCTTTCCTGATGTTTTGAAAGTCTTGAATGAAGTGAAATCTCGAGGGCTGAAAATAGGTTTGGCTTCTAGCTCAGTGAAGGCAGATATCCTTAGAGCTTTGGAGGAAAATCATTTGGATGGTTTCTTTGATGTGGTTCTTTCAGGAGAAGAATTTAAAGAGAGTAAACCCAATCCAGAGATTTATCTGACAGCATTGAAGCATTTGAATGTGGAAGCAAATCAGGCTTTGATTATCGAAGATAGCGAAAAGGGGATTGCTGCTGGAGTCGCTGCAGGTGTTGAGGTTTGGGCCATTAAAGATAATCGTTTTGGCATGGATCAAGGTGCAGCCAAAGGCTTGTTGGATAAC